The Claveliimonas bilis genome window below encodes:
- a CDS encoding FAD-binding oxidoreductase: MVKTKEELIKGLYDLLEETQINLEEEDLYEASADRYKKYAKAKKVLNVPAPAAIVYPYTAEEVQKLLVYCNENQINVIPRSGKTATEGGLENWKELTIVIDAKNLNKIIKIDTYNMQATVQAGVQLQVLEDELRKLGYTTGHSPQSKPVAEYGGLVATRSIGQFSTLYGGIEDMVVGLECVFPNGHISRIKNVPRRSGGPDIRHIPIGNEGTLCYITEVTVKIFKYYPDNNKFYGYLIDDVDTGIKILREVVTEGFRPSVARTYSEEDARQHFYHFYKGKCVLIFMAEGPKGLVKATCDAIEEAVEKFKDGVCEQVDSQLIQDWFEHLNWSQQDLDDERQGMIDNDRHDGYTTEISADWEHITQIYYNVINRIRNEYEMADDLTMLGGHSSHSYINGTNMYFVYNYNINCAPEDELRVYHHPIQRIIVEETLKLGGSMCHHHGIGKYRNEWTKEEHGSAYYMLETLKKAFDPNGIMNFGTIFPEEEGKKYQQ; this comes from the coding sequence GTGGTTAAGACAAAGGAAGAGCTGATCAAGGGTTTATATGATTTGTTAGAAGAAACACAGATCAATCTTGAAGAAGAAGATCTGTATGAAGCATCTGCTGACAGATATAAGAAGTATGCAAAAGCCAAGAAGGTTTTGAACGTACCGGCTCCGGCAGCAATTGTTTATCCTTATACAGCAGAGGAAGTACAGAAACTTCTGGTTTACTGTAATGAAAATCAGATCAATGTCATTCCAAGAAGCGGCAAGACTGCGACAGAGGGAGGACTTGAAAACTGGAAAGAACTTACAATCGTAATTGATGCAAAAAATTTAAACAAAATTATCAAGATTGATACATATAACATGCAGGCAACTGTTCAGGCTGGTGTACAGCTTCAGGTACTGGAAGATGAACTTAGGAAACTGGGCTACACGACAGGACATTCTCCGCAGTCCAAACCGGTAGCAGAATACGGCGGACTGGTTGCTACAAGAAGTATCGGACAGTTTTCTACACTGTACGGCGGCATTGAAGACATGGTAGTCGGATTGGAATGTGTATTTCCAAACGGACATATTTCCAGAATTAAAAATGTTCCGAGAAGGTCAGGCGGGCCTGACATCAGACACATTCCGATCGGAAACGAAGGAACGCTGTGCTACATAACAGAAGTTACAGTGAAAATCTTCAAATATTATCCGGACAACAATAAGTTCTACGGATACCTGATCGATGATGTGGACACCGGAATTAAAATTCTCCGGGAAGTTGTAACAGAAGGTTTCCGTCCGTCCGTTGCAAGAACTTATTCCGAAGAAGATGCAAGACAGCATTTCTATCATTTTTATAAAGGAAAATGTGTTTTGATCTTCATGGCAGAAGGACCGAAAGGATTAGTAAAAGCAACATGCGACGCCATTGAGGAAGCTGTTGAGAAATTCAAAGACGGCGTATGTGAGCAGGTGGACAGCCAGCTGATCCAGGATTGGTTTGAACATCTCAACTGGTCACAGCAGGATTTGGATGATGAGCGCCAGGGAATGATCGACAATGACCGCCATGACGGATATACAACAGAAATTTCAGCGGATTGGGAGCACATTACACAGATTTACTACAATGTAATAAACAGAATCCGCAACGAATATGAAATGGCAGACGATCTGACAATGTTGGGAGGACATTCTTCTCACAGTTATATTAATGGAACTAACATGTACTTTGTGTACAACTACAATATCAACTGTGCTCCGGAAGACGAGCTTCGTGTTTACCATCATCCGATACAGAGGATTATTGTAGAAGAAACTTTGAAACTGGGCGGTTCTATGTGTCACCATCACGGAATCGGAAAATACCGTAATGAATGGACGAAAGAAGAGCATGGCTCCGCTTATTATATGCTTGAAACTCTGAAAAAGGCCTTTGATCCTAACGGAATCATGAACTTTGGAACGATTTTCCCGGAGGAAGAAGGCAAAAAGTATCAGCAGTAG
- a CDS encoding MFS transporter, whose amino-acid sequence MNKETIKRYIQLALVVSSAGVIYPIAYLKNNYQETLLSVYNISLQELNTIFLALGIISVITYFPSGILCDKFSCKKLLVISLIGTAAAGFWFATVPEFTGIVLIYMLWGIFSILTFWSAHMKLIKLLARPEEQGRFFGILDGGRGLIEAVLGVIAVAIFAALMGSDPGPKEQREAMVALVYLYTAAIVVVTILIIIFMDDDKNPNSMFRQGSEVKQEKFKVSEVKELLKNKTVFVLSGIIFTAYALTWTLYYFSGFLETNIGIDAVTVGVVMTVVLWLRPVGGFVGGFLGDKLGRPKTILTVLLCSSILLVVVSVLPATSGQTLFIALILVLSFFIYAVRGTYWSLMDDCKVNPAIIGTAMGFTALLGYLPDIVVPLFNTACFNTFGPTGGYYAFFVGSAILGVIGVILIAIFIMMIKKRDRGEAK is encoded by the coding sequence GTGAATAAAGAAACTATAAAACGATATATACAGCTTGCGCTTGTAGTTTCATCAGCCGGCGTAATATATCCGATCGCTTATCTGAAAAACAATTACCAGGAAACACTGCTTAGTGTATATAATATCAGTCTTCAGGAGCTGAATACTATTTTCCTTGCTCTGGGAATCATATCGGTCATAACGTATTTCCCAAGCGGAATACTTTGTGATAAATTTTCCTGCAAAAAACTTCTGGTAATCTCATTGATCGGAACGGCTGCAGCCGGCTTCTGGTTTGCAACCGTTCCGGAGTTTACCGGTATCGTCCTTATTTATATGCTATGGGGAATATTCTCGATTCTGACCTTCTGGTCAGCGCATATGAAGCTGATCAAGCTTCTGGCAAGGCCGGAAGAGCAGGGAAGGTTCTTCGGAATCCTGGATGGCGGACGAGGACTGATCGAAGCAGTTCTTGGTGTAATCGCAGTAGCAATCTTTGCAGCGCTGATGGGATCTGATCCTGGTCCAAAAGAGCAGCGCGAGGCAATGGTAGCTCTGGTTTACCTGTACACGGCTGCTATTGTAGTTGTTACGATCCTTATCATCATCTTCATGGATGACGACAAGAACCCGAACAGTATGTTCCGCCAAGGTTCTGAAGTAAAACAAGAGAAATTCAAAGTCAGCGAAGTGAAAGAGCTGCTGAAAAATAAAACAGTTTTTGTACTGTCAGGCATTATCTTTACAGCCTATGCGCTGACATGGACATTGTACTATTTCAGCGGATTCCTTGAAACAAACATTGGAATCGACGCTGTAACCGTCGGAGTTGTTATGACAGTTGTTCTGTGGCTGCGACCGGTGGGCGGATTTGTCGGCGGATTCCTGGGAGATAAATTAGGAAGGCCAAAGACAATCCTTACCGTACTCCTGTGTTCCTCCATTCTGTTGGTTGTTGTATCCGTTCTGCCGGCAACATCCGGACAGACACTGTTTATTGCGCTGATCCTGGTTCTGTCCTTCTTCATCTATGCAGTAAGAGGAACCTACTGGTCACTTATGGATGACTGTAAGGTAAATCCGGCTATCATCGGAACGGCAATGGGATTCACCGCTTTGCTTGGATATCTGCCGGATATCGTAGTACCGCTCTTCAATACCGCATGCTTTAATACATTTGGTCCTACAGGCGGATACTATGCTTTCTTTGTTGGAAGTGCAATTCTTGGAGTGATCGGAGTTATCCTTATTGCGATCTTTATCATGATGATCAAGAAGAGAGATAGAGGAGAAGCAAAATAG
- a CDS encoding electron transfer flavoprotein subunit beta/FixA family protein, with protein sequence MSKKIACLVKVIPDVDHFAYDYEKNILVRENQRSVLNPDDACAAAAALELKKKTDAQVTAVTMGPESSRKYMEDLLRRGADRAVLITDPAYRGSDTYVTAKILAGYLEKEGFDLIFCGTRTLDGDTSHIPSQVAEFLNMNVMNHVVKVAESQQSEEEVTVKVKAETESLLFVIDLPAVIALSSDSKYKLPFVKYEDRKKDVSDRLTIITNDDLHMAPEETGLEGSKTKVVRTYPKHCEYKEKKVVQNDEQGIEYVYEYLKEKGFL encoded by the coding sequence ATGAGCAAAAAAATTGCCTGTCTGGTTAAGGTGATTCCGGATGTGGATCATTTTGCATACGATTATGAAAAAAACATTCTTGTCAGAGAGAATCAAAGATCGGTTCTGAATCCAGACGATGCATGTGCAGCGGCGGCGGCCCTGGAGCTGAAGAAAAAGACAGACGCTCAGGTGACAGCAGTTACCATGGGGCCGGAGTCAAGCCGCAAATATATGGAAGACTTGCTCCGAAGAGGAGCAGACAGAGCGGTTCTGATCACGGATCCGGCATACAGGGGAAGCGACACTTATGTGACGGCGAAGATCCTTGCCGGATATCTGGAAAAAGAAGGATTTGACCTGATCTTCTGCGGAACCCGCACGCTGGATGGAGATACCTCTCATATCCCGTCCCAGGTAGCAGAGTTTTTAAATATGAATGTGATGAATCATGTGGTGAAAGTGGCGGAAAGCCAGCAGAGTGAGGAAGAAGTGACAGTAAAAGTAAAAGCTGAGACAGAGTCTTTGCTGTTTGTCATTGATCTTCCGGCTGTGATCGCCCTTTCCTCTGACAGCAAATACAAGCTTCCCTTCGTAAAATATGAGGACAGGAAAAAAGACGTATCCGACAGGCTGACGATCATTACAAATGACGATCTTCATATGGCCCCGGAAGAGACAGGGCTGGAGGGATCGAAAACAAAGGTTGTCCGTACATATCCAAAACACTGCGAATATAAAGAAAAAAAGGTCGTTCAAAATGACGAGCAGGGGATTGAATATGTTTACGAGTATTTAAAAGAAAAAGGATTTTTATAG
- a CDS encoding electron transfer flavoprotein subunit alpha/FixB family protein, whose amino-acid sequence MTRGLVYLDRKDIRRSAQLLEVVRSLYPEAFVDAVIFGEGNWEIEGFFDEVHHFLVEEDLLYDVRRIAKHIQDLQEEKQYDCIVIPATREGRMMAPALAMKLQTGLVADVVEVSRENEEICMMRPAFDGKLMACITNQSKGPVMMTVRPGAFRMAEKHIPERKESAKVIIHRCEKEAAPGIRLLEKQEAGESKDIREARVLVSGGGGVGERFPQLEKLADLLHGMVSSSRRLVDAGITPRSIQVGQSGKIVSPRLYVALGIYGSLQHMEGLSKVGDIIAVNTNKNAPICSLASVVVEGDAIEFVDKLSKKIIKEKEK is encoded by the coding sequence ATGACAAGAGGATTGGTTTATCTTGACCGTAAAGATATCAGGCGTTCTGCACAGCTTTTGGAGGTTGTGCGAAGTCTGTACCCGGAGGCTTTTGTAGACGCGGTGATTTTCGGAGAAGGAAACTGGGAAATAGAAGGTTTCTTCGACGAGGTACATCATTTCCTGGTGGAAGAGGATTTGCTGTATGATGTGCGCAGGATTGCGAAACACATACAGGATCTTCAGGAGGAAAAACAGTATGACTGTATTGTGATCCCGGCAACCCGTGAGGGACGGATGATGGCGCCGGCGCTGGCAATGAAGCTGCAGACAGGTCTTGTGGCGGATGTGGTGGAAGTGTCCAGAGAAAACGAAGAAATCTGTATGATGCGCCCGGCCTTTGACGGAAAGCTGATGGCCTGCATTACGAATCAGTCGAAGGGACCTGTCATGATGACGGTCAGACCCGGAGCCTTTCGCATGGCGGAGAAGCACATTCCTGAAAGGAAGGAATCTGCAAAAGTTATCATACACCGCTGTGAAAAGGAGGCTGCTCCTGGAATCCGCCTGCTGGAGAAGCAGGAGGCAGGGGAGAGCAAAGATATCCGGGAAGCGAGGGTGCTTGTATCTGGAGGAGGCGGAGTGGGAGAGCGTTTTCCGCAGCTTGAAAAGCTGGCAGATCTCCTTCACGGAATGGTTTCCTCCAGCAGAAGGCTTGTGGATGCAGGGATTACGCCCAGAAGTATACAGGTAGGTCAGTCCGGTAAGATTGTAAGCCCCAGATTATATGTTGCGCTCGGGATTTACGGATCTTTGCAGCATATGGAAGGACTTAGCAAAGTCGGGGATATTATAGCGGTCAATACGAATAAAAATGCGCCGATCTGCAGCCTTGCCTCTGTTGTGGTAGAAGGCGATGCGATCGAATTTGTGGATAAATTATCGAAAAAAATTATAAAAGAAAAGGAGAAATAA
- a CDS encoding SDR family oxidoreductase, giving the protein MKQITDFNMNYFSLKGKNAIVTGGNTGLGQAFSLALAKAGANIFMPSVMPDDPEFNKLIEAEGGKAYYMEADLTKDGMAKVVTDTALEKMGSIDILVNCAGICPCEEWENFGRDLWDKGTAINLTAAFEMTTECGKVMKEQRSGKIINICSLFSFLGCQLSPVYVATKHGIAGLTKAYCDELGQYNIQVNGIAPGYFKTKAAEYSANDPVRSQRIVDHTPANRWGEVHDLMGTVVFLASEASQFVNGHILAVDGGYLVR; this is encoded by the coding sequence ATGAAACAGATTACAGATTTCAACATGAACTATTTTTCACTGAAAGGGAAAAATGCAATCGTAACAGGAGGAAATACCGGACTTGGACAGGCGTTTTCACTGGCCCTTGCAAAAGCCGGAGCAAACATTTTCATGCCAAGCGTTATGCCGGATGATCCGGAGTTTAATAAGCTGATCGAAGCAGAAGGCGGAAAAGCTTATTACATGGAAGCAGATCTGACAAAAGACGGTATGGCAAAGGTTGTTACAGACACTGCTCTGGAAAAAATGGGATCCATTGATATCCTCGTAAACTGTGCGGGAATCTGCCCTTGTGAAGAGTGGGAAAATTTCGGAAGAGATCTGTGGGATAAAGGAACAGCAATCAACCTGACAGCAGCTTTTGAAATGACTACAGAATGCGGAAAGGTTATGAAAGAACAAAGAAGCGGAAAGATCATCAACATCTGCTCCTTGTTCTCTTTCCTGGGATGCCAGCTGTCTCCGGTATATGTTGCTACAAAACACGGTATTGCAGGTCTTACAAAGGCTTACTGTGATGAACTTGGACAGTACAATATCCAGGTAAACGGAATCGCTCCGGGATACTTTAAGACAAAAGCTGCAGAATATTCTGCAAACGATCCGGTAAGAAGCCAGAGAATCGTAGATCATACACCTGCAAACAGATGGGGAGAAGTTCATGACCTGATGGGAACGGTTGTATTCCTTGCAAGCGAAGCGTCCCAGTTTGTAAACGGACATATTCTGGCTGTAGACGGAGGCTATCTCGTTCGTTAA
- a CDS encoding FGGY-family carbohydrate kinase, which translates to MEKKYIVGIDVGSQSAKVLIYDLKGHIAAKGKKKLAPMHLAEPGIVEHPGDDLWESLSEACRLALEDFKEDYSTIIGVGIGGIRCCRVLLKKDGTLAQPVISWMDARTAVPYEHTNPEVAYVTSTTGYLSCRLTGEFKDCIGNAFGEWPVDMETWNWSEDEEVIRKYQIPREMLFEAVGPGEILGHVTKAASEKTGLPEGLPVVSVTNDKAVEGLGAGLVNDQTAVISLGTYITLMIQGKELPKDPKALWAIISSVPGKYLYESYGIRRGMWTVSWFRDLFGDGLMQEAAKQGLSPEELLNKKAEKVPAGSDGLMTVLDWLANPWEPYKKGIMIGFGAHMDEAYMYRSILEGIAYTMKNNCDAMCEELGKPLKEIVISGGGSNSDLFMQIFADIFNVPAKRNVVNESASLGAVINTAVALGEYESYEKAVEEMVEIKDVFMPIEKNAQLYQKLNQRAYKNMANYTDGVLKEIYNVYNEDV; encoded by the coding sequence ATGGAAAAGAAATATATTGTAGGCATCGATGTAGGTTCCCAGAGTGCGAAGGTGCTGATCTATGATCTCAAAGGCCACATTGCTGCAAAAGGGAAGAAAAAACTGGCGCCGATGCATCTGGCAGAGCCGGGAATCGTAGAGCATCCGGGAGATGACCTGTGGGAATCTTTGAGTGAGGCCTGCCGCCTGGCGCTGGAAGACTTCAAGGAAGATTACAGCACAATTATCGGCGTTGGTATCGGAGGTATCCGCTGCTGCAGAGTACTTCTCAAAAAAGACGGTACTTTGGCGCAGCCGGTGATCAGCTGGATGGATGCAAGAACAGCAGTGCCATATGAACACACAAATCCGGAGGTCGCTTATGTGACTTCCACCACAGGATATCTGTCCTGCCGTCTGACGGGAGAATTTAAAGACTGTATCGGAAATGCTTTCGGCGAGTGGCCGGTGGACATGGAGACATGGAACTGGAGCGAAGATGAGGAAGTGATCCGCAAATATCAGATCCCGAGGGAAATGTTATTCGAGGCAGTAGGGCCGGGAGAAATCCTCGGACATGTGACAAAGGCGGCCTCTGAAAAAACAGGATTGCCGGAAGGGCTTCCGGTAGTCAGCGTGACCAATGACAAGGCAGTAGAGGGCCTGGGAGCCGGACTGGTGAACGATCAGACGGCAGTGATTTCCCTTGGAACATACATTACTCTTATGATCCAGGGTAAGGAACTTCCAAAGGATCCAAAGGCGCTTTGGGCAATCATCTCATCTGTGCCGGGAAAATATCTGTACGAAAGCTACGGTATCCGCCGTGGAATGTGGACAGTAAGCTGGTTCCGCGATCTCTTTGGAGACGGGCTCATGCAGGAAGCGGCAAAACAGGGATTGTCCCCGGAAGAGCTGCTGAATAAGAAAGCAGAGAAGGTTCCGGCAGGATCGGACGGACTGATGACGGTTCTTGACTGGCTGGCAAATCCGTGGGAGCCGTACAAAAAGGGAATCATGATCGGCTTTGGCGCTCACATGGATGAAGCATATATGTACCGGTCTATTCTGGAAGGTATTGCTTATACAATGAAGAACAACTGCGATGCTATGTGTGAAGAGCTGGGCAAGCCTCTGAAAGAGATCGTGATCTCGGGAGGCGGTTCCAACAGCGACCTGTTTATGCAGATTTTTGCGGATATTTTCAATGTGCCTGCAAAGAGAAATGTAGTAAACGAATCAGCAAGTCTGGGCGCTGTTATCAACACTGCAGTTGCGCTGGGAGAATATGAAAGCTACGAAAAAGCTGTAGAAGAGATGGTAGAGATAAAAGATGTATTTATGCCGATCGAAAAGAATGCACAGCTGTATCAGAAGCTGAACCAGCGGGCATATAAGAACATGGCAAATTATACAGATGGCGTACTGAAAGAAATTTACAACGTCTATAATGAAGATGTGTAA
- a CDS encoding MurR/RpiR family transcriptional regulator, with amino-acid sequence MLEIDMSGQLNALDTEIHKILTEECQKNEKLTIVEASEICHCSPSKISKFVKKLGFQNYKQYRDYICKRQPVTKTFSDEFARIRHFLDTFDQSLIDRFISEIRQYKKIVLVGYGPSKYCAQYFQFKLQLFSSQTIIVSEDELAAASVIDSDTIVVIFSATGTYDSFRNYKRVAKEKGAQLLLLVEEYNTSIIPDYGQIIFLTDTFQTLSPIAYEKSRIIFFIFIEEVIARYVKERA; translated from the coding sequence ATGTTAGAAATTGATATGAGCGGACAACTAAACGCTCTGGACACAGAGATTCATAAAATCCTCACAGAAGAATGCCAGAAAAATGAAAAACTGACGATCGTGGAAGCTTCCGAAATCTGCCATTGTTCTCCGTCCAAGATATCAAAATTCGTCAAAAAACTTGGCTTCCAGAACTACAAACAGTACCGGGACTATATTTGCAAACGCCAGCCAGTCACCAAAACTTTTTCTGATGAATTTGCTCGTATCCGTCACTTCCTGGACACTTTTGACCAGTCTCTCATCGATCGGTTCATCAGCGAAATACGTCAGTATAAAAAGATTGTCCTGGTAGGCTACGGTCCTTCCAAGTACTGCGCCCAGTATTTCCAGTTTAAACTGCAGCTCTTCAGCAGCCAGACCATCATCGTAAGCGAGGATGAACTTGCTGCGGCTTCCGTTATAGATTCCGACACGATCGTGGTAATCTTCTCCGCCACCGGCACTTATGATTCCTTCCGCAATTATAAGAGAGTGGCAAAAGAAAAGGGAGCCCAGCTTCTTCTGCTGGTGGAAGAATACAACACCTCCATCATCCCGGATTACGGACAGATCATCTTTCTCACCGATACGTTCCAGACGCTCTCTCCGATTGCCTATGAAAAATCCAGAATCATTTTCTTTATATTTATCGAGGAAGTTATCGCCCGCTATGTCAAAGAACGGGCGTAA